From the Ammospiza caudacuta isolate bAmmCau1 chromosome 1, bAmmCau1.pri, whole genome shotgun sequence genome, the window TGTTCGGAATTTGCCCACCCATATGCATACGAATGTGCTGCTGAAGAACAACCGCGTTTGTAAATTTCTTCTGACAAATGGGACACGAGTGCTGTACTCTAAGTGGTGGCTTTGCTCGATGAACtccaaaatgtgtttttagATTGCCTTTTGTAGTAAAGGCACGTCCAcaaattttgcatttaaatgGTCTTTCTCCAGTATGTGTTCTGTAATGCATCTTGAGAGCGCTCTGACAACTAAGAACACGGTGACAAATGACACATTGATTCGGATCTGTCATCTTCTTATCAATGTTCTCCACTAGCTGTTGTAGTTTTGAGGTTTCTGATGTTTGCATAGAGTCTAGCAGACCACCAAATGGAAACTTTGCCTTAAACTGGTCAGACACTGCTGGAAGCACAGGGTTTGGGAGGCTTGTTGCAACAGTGCTGTCTGTAACCACCGTAGGAATTGAAGATGTGGCAGCTGCAGAAACTTGCCCACCTGCAGAAAGGTCCCCGAGCCGTGTGCTCGTGGGAGGCAGAGTGACAGGTTCTGCCTTGGTCAGAGATGAGCCACTCTGAACGGGCTGCGGGGATTCAGCAGACGCTGGAACGCCCAACTCAGAAGTGTTGAGGCTGGGGGATAGAGAAGTGCATTCACTGGAGGCGGGAGAAGGCCTCTGGGGTGACCTGCTCATAGGAGTGATACTTGGAGAGTCTCCGTAACTGTTCACACCAGGAATAGTGGGGGGCAGCTGGAGCCCGATGGAAGTTGGGACAGTTGGTAAAACAGGTTTACTATCTAACCACGTTGTGACCGGCTTCTCAGGGGGCAGCGACATCCCATACGGGATTCCAGAGCAGGTGGGCACATTGTCGAGGTATTCTGGAACAGGATAAGGGTTCATCTGAATATGAGGGTATTTCTCTTTATGCCTCTGAAAATGAACTTTCAGGTTGCCCTTTGTGGAAAAGCGGTTTCCACATATGTTACACTTAAAAGGTCTTTCGCCTGTATGCGAGCGGAGGTGAATCTGTAAAGCACTGTCACTTCCAAAGACCTTGGCACAAAATCGGcatttatgtttaaaaaaggGGTCCTCAGAGCTTGACTTGGGTTCAAACACTGACACATTTGGTGGCTTTCCTTTGCGGTGCTTCATAAGGGCGGACAAAGGATCGAGCGCATTAGCAGTTGCCGCGATGCTAACCAGCGGATTGGGGAAGATCACGCTATTTGATGAAGTCTGAGGTAGAAGTGGGTTTGGCAGGCTGGATACTGAGGTGAGGCTTCCATGTCCTATTGAAGGTGGAGTCGAAGCATTCTGGGGCTGCGAAGCACTGTTTGGAGCATTTGACACAGAAACTGGAGTTATGGACGTAATCGCGTTCGAGGAGGAAGGTACACCTGATTCAGGCAGGGCAGAAGAGCCACTGCCAGATATATTGGGTGTACTTGTTCCGGATGTAGGTCTCGAGATGTGCTGAGAGCCGTCGAAGACAGTGGGCTGGCCAGCAGTGGCCTGCCCCACAATGGCAGAAGGAATGACTGCAGTGAGCTGGACGGCAGCGCTGGTGGCAAACCCTTGCAGCTGGTTGGAGGCCTGTCCGGGACCAGCCTGCGCAGCCACGATCTGGCTGAGGGATGGTCGCAGGGGCTGGCGGTTCATCATCGCCACCTGACTGCGGATCTGCTCGAtcagctggagctggtggatctgctgctgctgcagggccatgAGCTGCTCCAGAATCATGGGGATGGCCACAGCCGTCACCCCGCTGCTGATGCTCGTGGAAGCAGTGGCCCGCGTGCTCTGCGAGAACTGCGCGACTGCCACTTTCGTGCTCAGCAGAGTCTCTAGCGTGACATTGGTGTTTGGCATGTTATAGCTTGTCATGGAAGATGGTTCAGGGATCTGAGGTAGAGGAGTAGCTGTGTTTGAGGTGCCTTTAttctggaaatttttttctgcagaagttTCTACCTCCATCggctcttcttccttttccGTGTTTTTTACCTCAGAGCTGTCGTTGTTTTCTGCCTGGACGCCTTCTTCAGCAGCTTCACTCTCTGCCTGGTCACTGGGAGAGCTGGCGGGAGAGGGATCAGGGAATTCCTCAGCCGGGGGTGGAGCTGGTTCATCTTCATTGACAATCAGCACCAGGGGGTTTTTAGTGCAGCTCTTCTTGTGCTCCAGGAAGTCCGTCCACTTGAAGAACTCGGCGCAGCACTTCTCACAGACGTTGGTTTCTTCACTTCCACTCCTGCTCTCATTCCCGCTATCACCATCATCTGCTCCTTCTCCCGGGACTGCTAGAAAATCAAAAGATTTTATCAGCCAATGACTTGTGAGACAACTCTCcctacatttaaaaattttgcACATAAGTAAAATcaatcatttttattttgtacgAATTGCCCCACTTCAACATTTCTGAGGTCCCAGTGTGTGTGTATTCTATGACTCTTTCTACCTAGCTAATCATTTTCTTAGCACAATCCATCAAATTATGAGGTGCTATCAATTGTGGATACTGCTTCTTAATGAAATTCCATAGAAGCCATTGATTTCCAATATTTTCATACAATTCACAGCACCTTGTCTGTTGGGTACAAAGCAAGCTTTCGATGGACTCATTAGGATTCCCCTTTACCATCAAGCTTCCTTATTTCCAGCAAAATTAGAGATGCCTTTGCCAGTTCACTTAACATTGCTAAACTAATCTGTAACCTTTCAAACTCAAATCAGCACCTGACAGGACAAACTGGGCCTCTGTTACTCAAGTGTGGTCCTTGACTACCTAGATTTATTATCTTTATACAGTGTTGAGACACCATGAATTTAATGTAATTCTGTATAACCTTTTAAATCAATAAGCATTTATTTAACTTAAGAATTTTCAATGAAATGAATTCAGTTATAAAAGTAACAAGGGTGTGTAAGCACTTCTAGCATTTTGACTCAGAAAAGGAGCATAAACTAGCATTACATCTTTTTGCACTTTGCTTGTAAATGCTGTTAAATGCTGCTGaaatgagctgtgctgtgataCATAAACCGGATGCCCTATATCCTAGCCATAAAATATTGTTAATACTTAATTAATTGGTTCTGTCGGATGCAATATTTCTCTAGCAAAAAACCACATTAAATTACATGTTATTGCCATTAGCCAATAGAGTTCATTTAAGGGAAAGGAGAGGTTTATTAGCAAACTAGATATTTTATGGTTAAAGTTCATTTGCATTGACATGTTTAACATGAGAACGTCAATGTTGTAGTCAGGCACACGTTTTGTACCTATTTTCATCTCTCCTCATAGAAAGACTCAACAAATTATATGCTTGTGCCATAGTGGAAAACCCACTAATTGGTTACACATGTTTAATTACTGTTGTAGGCAGCTACTTCCTCTGACTCGCGTTACCCTCTTGTGCCGAATAACAAGCACGTTAAATGAACAGAATTCTAATTCACACCTGATCAAATAAATAGCTGCACAGGAAGGAGAAATCAACATACAATAACATTTTTagagtttgggggttttttttgtcatgTGTGGGAGAAGGAATGTAGGTAATTACTCAGGTTCCATTTGCTGCTCTGGACATTACTGCTTTTCGTCAGCCCACAGATTGAGTGACAACAGCAAATCAGTTCGGCAGAAGAGAACGACAGCTGTAAATCAGTTTTTGTTATGTGCATTTGAGTATGTGAGAAAAGTGGCTTTGAGTCTTCTTGCCATATCaataatttattgttttgcTACTGAAAGAGAACATACTAGGATGTCTattagtttattttcttttatactCAGAAAGAATGCTCAGCCAAAACCTGGTGCTAAGGTTTCAATTAAACCCTGTGTTAAGGTTTCAATATTCTATTTCTCTAAGAGAGATGTGGTCACTTaattgaaacagaaaacaaaattaatattttctgcaaTCGTGGTATCCCAAGTTGCATTTTATTAATCTGGTTCTTCAACCGATTTTTATACAATTAGCACCATAATCCAACATCAGGAAAAAACCCCCCtgcaactaaaaataaaaataaaaaatgaaagagcTTACAATGAACAAGTTCTTCTACTAAATTCTGCCATGGTATTAGAATGCTGGTAGTCTAAGCATCCCGCCAGAGCAAGGAATGTAGTATGTATCTGTAATGAGGTTGAGCATGGCTAGAAGCAAAGACATAGCTGATTTGTATTGAAGATAGGCCGAGTAAGCAAATAAAGCGTCCAATACTGTTTCTACTAAAATGAATGGCAACACTTCCATTGACTTTGGTAGAGGCAGGATTGGGCCAACACCCTCAATACCTCAGGCTTAGTATGAACAAAGCTTGAGGCAGCTATGAACATACCCGGAACTGTTAGAGAATgcctaaaataaaaagaaattgccAAGAAATTCAGAACATATAATTTCAACAGAAacagttacaaaaaaaaaaaaaaaaaaaggcggctgtagaaaagaaaaggaaagtgcAATCTTGAGATGTTCCagttacttttaaaaaagaggTTTTTACAGAACATTAACTATAAAATCGCTTTTGACAAAATTGCCTGTCAGATCTTTCAGTCTTTGATCAGCTAAAACTCCCTACAGATTTCAGCGGGAAGTTTTGTCTGATAAAGGTGATAAATCTGTGCCCTAAATACTGTTTCCTAGCTTTCGAGAACCTCTCAAACTTATTATTTTCCTGTACCTTCCAAAATTGTatctttcaaa encodes:
- the SALL3 gene encoding sal-like protein 3, with the protein product MSRRKQAKPQHLKSDEELQAEVVSEHAVPGEGADDGDSGNESRSGSEETNVCEKCCAEFFKWTDFLEHKKSCTKNPLVLIVNEDEPAPPPAEEFPDPSPASSPSDQAESEAAEEGVQAENNDSSEVKNTEKEEEPMEVETSAEKNFQNKGTSNTATPLPQIPEPSSMTSYNMPNTNVTLETLLSTKVAVAQFSQSTRATASTSISSGVTAVAIPMILEQLMALQQQQIHQLQLIEQIRSQVAMMNRQPLRPSLSQIVAAQAGPGQASNQLQGFATSAAVQLTAVIPSAIVGQATAGQPTVFDGSQHISRPTSGTSTPNISGSGSSALPESGVPSSSNAITSITPVSVSNAPNSASQPQNASTPPSIGHGSLTSVSSLPNPLLPQTSSNSVIFPNPLVSIAATANALDPLSALMKHRKGKPPNVSVFEPKSSSEDPFFKHKCRFCAKVFGSDSALQIHLRSHTGERPFKCNICGNRFSTKGNLKVHFQRHKEKYPHIQMNPYPVPEYLDNVPTCSGIPYGMSLPPEKPVTTWLDSKPVLPTVPTSIGLQLPPTIPGVNSYGDSPSITPMSRSPQRPSPASSECTSLSPSLNTSELGVPASAESPQPVQSGSSLTKAEPVTLPPTSTRLGDLSAGGQVSAAATSSIPTVVTDSTVATSLPNPVLPAVSDQFKAKFPFGGLLDSMQTSETSKLQQLVENIDKKMTDPNQCVICHRVLSCQSALKMHYRTHTGERPFKCKICGRAFTTKGNLKTHFGVHRAKPPLRVQHSCPICQKKFTNAVVLQQHIRMHMGGQIPNTPLPEGFQDAMDSELSYDEKNVDTLSNFDDDIDENSMEEDPELKDTASDSSKPLISYSGSCPSSPPSVISSIAALENQMKMIDSVMNCQQLTSLKSIENGSGESDHLSNDSSSAVGDLESQSAGSPAMSESSSSMQALSPVNSNSESFRSKSPGLSNQEEPQEIQLKTEKPDSPPPTTENGGALDLTSTNPGRPVIKEEAPFSLLFLNRERGPSQSTPSLVTSTAPTMIKMEVNGHSKPISLGEVPSLPAGIQVPAAPQTVMSPGITPMLAPPPRRTPKQHNCQSCGKTFSSASALQIHERTHTGEKPFGCTICGRAFTTKGNLKVHMGTHMWNNAPARRGRRLSVENPMALLGGDALKFSEMFQKDLAARAMNVDPNFWNQYAAAITNGLAMKNNEISVIQNGGIPQLPVSLGGGAIPPLSNLTGGMDKARTGSSPPIVSLDKASSETGAGRPFTRFIEDNKEIGIN